The DNA region TACAGTGCTAGCCCCTCATTGTGTAAGGTATGTTTACAGTGCTTGCCCCTCATTGTGTAAGGTATGTTTACAGTGCTAGCCCCTCATTGTGTAAGGTATGTTTACAGTGCTTGCCCCTCAATGTGTAAGGTATGTTTACAGTGCTAGCTTCTCAATGTGTAAGGTATGTTTACAGTGATTGCCCCTCATTGTGTAAGGTATGTTTACAGTGCTAGCCCCTCATTATGTAAGGTATGTTTACAGTGCTTGCCCCTCATTGTGTCAGGTACCTTTACAGCGCTAGCCCCTTCATTGTgtcaggtacagtgccttgcaaaagtattcatcccccttggcgtttttcctattttgttgtattacaacctgtaatttaaattgatttttattaggatatataaagtccacctgtgtgcaatctaagtgtcacatgatctgtcacatgatctcagtatatatacacctgttctgaaaggccccagagtctgcaacaccactaagcaagcggcaccaccaagcaagcggcaccatgaagaccaaagagctctccaaaaaggtcagggacaaagttgtggagaagtaaataataataatgtttgacatgcgtttttctggatttttttgttgttattctgcctctcactgttcaaataaacctaccattaaaatgatagactgatcatttctttgtcagtgggcaaacgtacaaaatcagcaggggatcaaatacttttttccctcactgtacatggtacATTCTATACAGGCTACTACTTTGCTTCTGTAACAGTAGAAATGCTGCCTGGTCAATATGTTGTGCCTATCGGGTACAGCATAATAACCTTTTCTATGTCTAAATATCTCGCTCTTGCAAAGGAATGTCGATTTTTTCTATGACTTTTTGCACTATGGGACATGACTGTGTTCTGACAAGACAAAATATGTGAATTAAATTGTTGTATAATATAACAATGCCTTCATACAACTGGAGCCTCACTTGGTGTTTGTGAAAAGGTATTGAACTTTTTGCACTTCTTGTCTTGTATAGCATTTGTGATTACCACTTACCTAATGATTATGATTAACTTATCCCTCTATGTACTAATCCACTGTGGGTGTACAGGGTTTTATGGCACAGCATAGGCTGCCGACAGTGTGATCATTAATGAGGGAATTGGTGTATATACCACTATTCACAGGTCAGGGAATTATCTGGAAGTGAAACGTCACCACAGGCAGCCTGTTGTTATTGTTTTATTTGGTACTAGCAGCAGCAGGGAAGCTGCAAACTTTGGTCTGTTTGTCCAGTACTCATTAATACAGCAAGGATAGATGTGCATTACCATGTATTGGGCATCTGTATCATTTCTTTGTTTATTTTACAGAGCACTGTAGCTCGAATGATGGCAGTAATGATAAATGGGTTCAGAAACGTATATTGACCTGTGGCCCAACCTGGCATTAAAATACATATTCTGCTTCAACCCTGAAGTGTGGCAATACCAAAACCAAGGAGATTTGTCTAGTCTTCAGTTATGTCACTGTGACAAATATCTACTGAGTTAGTAACAATAAAAGTAGGCTAGGATGAGACAAGTTATCGAAGGAAAAACTATTTGAGCTGCGTTATATACAGAATGTTGCTCAGTATCAAAGAATCTCAACATTGTAATTCAGACTTACGCttcgaacacaccgactgcgtcattgcttttggtacaccagaagtacattaatttccaatggaacgctgcatttgccttgcagcattgcgttgcagaggcaattgcagtgcgttctgtgtggtgcatatgttggatttatcgaacgtatgcgtcaaactgtatgcgtaaacgggttgacagaaatggtagcagaagtgaatgatgcacacatatctagatgatgctgcatactattttacGCAATGACGTggtcggtgtgttcaaagcgtcAGGGTATGACAAATCCAATCACATATACCAATATGACTGCTATGATTACAAATATTCTCAACTACCAGGAGGTGAAGGTCAACTTAATCATGTCATGAGGACATTGTGAGTTGCACCATCACTTTAGGACATGCAAGTTGAGAAGTCTTTCAAAAGTTCTGCTTTAGGGTGGGCAGAAGTTCCCCaagttgtgtaaatgaaatgtcCCATGTGTAAAAGGAGAATATCCTATGTTTCCAAATAAACGGTACTAGAAGTAATGAGAAGATTTGTATTAATATAACAATTTTATTATAGCATCACTGTCCAAATtcgtatgtatttggacagtgatgcaaacatttataatttggctctatactccagtatTTCGGATtttagatcaaatgtttcatatgattTGACAGTaaagaatgtcaccttttatttgagggtatttattttcatacatatctgaattactgtttagaaattaaagcactttataGATCTAGTCCACCCATTTGAAGATCTCATGAATATTTGGACAAATATCACTTATAATGTACCAAAGTTGTTAAttttgtatttggtcccatattcttagcacacaatgactacatcaagcttgtgactctacaaactctttggatgcatttgcagtttgttttgggttatgttttgcccaataggaacTTAATGATGAATGGAGTAATTTTTTaaagatgtttctgaacatttCTAATTCAATCCTGATGTTGCCATGATTAGGAAAAATCATGAAtcaatcatgaataatgatgagtgagaaagttagaggctacaacaaaacatactaacctctcaccatttaCCAATAATGGGAGAGATTTTGGGGgtgtatgatctttgtccctctAACTTTCTCTCATCATTCACAATCTTGTTGTTACAATCTGTTTGTAACTGAAAGAAAAGCAAGCATAATCTTAGCCCAAAATAAATTAGCCCTTTCCAAAAATCACAGAATGGCTGATTTTTCCCTTGCTCGGTGACTAAATGTGATATtcaggaagaaggagaggaagtTATAAAGGAGGAAGTAGCTCCTTCCATACCAATGCCAGTGATAATTACCAATGTGTGGTTGCCTTATGTACCTTTATTGAATGCACTGACTAAAGTCAGTCTGAATAATTGCATCTGCTAAACAACCAAAATGTAAAGGTCACCGTGTCCAGAGGTGTGTAAAGGGTGTGGCGGCCCTTACCAGAAGGGCCCGGTAGGCCTGTCCAAACTGGCGGTTCATTACAGCGTAGAGCACAGGGTTAATACAGCTGTTGAGCCAGGTGAGATTGGCACAGAACATGTGGAGCACCTGGGGGGCGCGGTTCTGCTTATCAGCAATGTTCAGCAGCAGGAACGGGACAAAACAGCCCACAAAACACAGGAAGACAGTGAAACACATCCGGGTCACACGTCTAAACTCAACATTGTCCcctgaagaggtggtggtggtggagcagGTGGGGGCAGGAGTGGCCGAGTGGGGCACAGGGTTAAGGGCAGGGGGGAGGTCCTGTCCCCCTGCTAGGTGAGCTGAATGCGAAGTAAAAGCAGAGCCCAAGGTGGAGTGGGAGGACTGGGCTTTCCCAGGGTGCACCTTCACCTCGCCACCCAGTTCCCCCTGGCTGCTCAATTCACAGCTCTGGGTGGTGGCCACCCCGCTCCCGACTCCACTATCCCCCTCCGTCCCTTGTTCTGATGAGTTCGGCTTCTTTCGTGACGAGCGTCGGCTAAACCGGTAGCGGACCAGCGCCTGTGCCGCCACCCTGACTCGCCTGTAGATGAGCAGGTAGAAAAGCCCCACGCAGCCCAGGCCgatgaagaagtagaagaagaGTAGCACGGTGGTGTAAGGGCGCCCCCTGGTGCGGTGGAAGCTGCAGGTGCACACCTGCGGGGCGAATACGTAAACGGGCCAGAGCGGGCCGAAGCTGGCCAGGCCCAGGGCCCAGGTGGAGGGCAGGAGGATGGCCAGACCTCGCCCAGCAAACACCCGCTCAAACACATCCCGCCTCGTTACCAGCAGGTACCTGCTGGCTGCGATCAGACACAGGGTGATGATAGAGACAGAGTtggagaggaaaaggaggaggccgAAGACGCTGCACCAGAGAGGGCCGCCCCTCCAGCGGAGGTGTAGGTAGGAGTCGACAGAGACGGGCTGCAGCAGGGTGCAGTACAGCAGGTCCGCCAGGGCCAGGTTCACAATCAGCACGTTGAAACGTGTCCGCAGCCGGGTGTCCGTGGCGAAGGCCAGAATGGTCAGCATGTTCCCCACCGTCCCAACTATGGTCACAACCGAACCCCACAGCACGCCGAAGTAGCGGTAGGCCTCCACCGAGGGGTGGTAGCAGGAGAAGGTGTCATTCTGCACGTCGCCTGTGATGTTCTCCAGCATCCTGGGAGGAGAGAGTTATCAACTTTATTGCTCCCCAGGCCAGGGGGAAGTTGGATTGGAAACACAATTATATAAATCATATAAAATTGATTCAACATCAGATACACATAACAAATGTATTGCACATCACATAATTTACACattatacacagagagagaagggaaattcCGAAATCATCAGCTGTCAGTCAAAAAATGTATGTGGTTTGATGTTCTGTGCATATCAGATCACAGCTAAAAATTTAATTGTTTATTTTTCCACATTCCCAATACGGCATGGagtagatatactgcagctacTTCAGCATGACTACAGAGGCAAAAATGTACATTATTTTTTGAATTAATTATGTGTAAAATAAACCGTATCTTATACAGTATTTATTTTACGAATTGATCAAATTGAGGGGTCACATGCCCCCTCAATGGACAAGACACTTCAATAGACATGACGCCCCTGGTTGCTGTATTATAATATGACAAGTGAAATCCATGCTATCTAACACTAGGATTGTATAGCAGACTTGACATTATAATCCAATGCCTTTGATGGATTAACCATTAACTTCAGTTACAGTTCCTGGAAATGAACTGTTAAaaccataataaatacaaatgtagaTGTCAGACAGTTCTGTCAGATGTCAACTgctgtacagtagagtacaggaaAGTACACTCCAATTGATAATAGTTCTCTCTTTGGGGTGAATCATTAACTCACATTACAGAAGTTGCTCTGAAACTGGGAACATCAACTACCACAGGTAGTGTTAACACAGGAATATTACTTTCAAACAGAGTATCACCACAAATAACAGAATAAAACTTTATTTCTCACCTCAGTTCGGAAGCTTTCTGTCAAGGAGTCTTTGTCTCTCTGCAGTGTCTTGGTATTTGGGTTGTTCTGTGTGTCGTGGTTGTTCTGTTGTCTAAAAGTCTTTTTGCAGTTTATCTGTCACTCAACTGGTTCCTTCTCTTTTTCACCTCTTTTGAGCTTCCTCTCATCTTGTCATATGTGACGCATGGGGTGTGTTTTCTGTTTCATAACGGATCTGTTACTTAATTCTGAGTTTTTACAGCACAGAATGTGTTATTTTCTGATTTCTTCACCTACTGGCTACTGTATCCTCATTTTGTTAGAAATAGTATTGAGTCAAAGCTCACTCTGCGCTACTAGTCAAACATAAGACATCAAAACTTAAAAATCAGTATTCAAAAGTATTTCTATGAACATACACTGTACGTATATGTACACTGTACAGTATATAGCATCACCACCACAGTCATTTTGTAAATAATTTATTCATCTTcagtttgtttattcaacaataAGGAAGCTCTTTTGCCCACATTGCTAAAACAGTCTACATTTACAGTAATTATTCAATATTATCTCAGAAATAACATTTAATATATTTTTACACATAATGAATTTCTTTATTGCAATGAACAAGAGTCGTTAGCAGGAGTGCTGTAAGTATTGCTACAATTTCCCAGTCCTTTACCCTTCTTATACTGTATGAGAAACTCAGAAATACTTTGGTGGCTTTACAGTGACAACAGGCTCCAACCCAAGCCTGCTCATTTATATGGGTTAGTGTGAGATTGGGTACGGATACATGAGGCAGAGTAGGACAACAGTCTGCTCTTAAAGTGGAAATATATTATTAATTCCATTACTCTGGAGGAAATGTTGGCTTGATATTGCATATTATACTACTATCCCTCACATCACTGCTTGTGATGAGCATGTGAGAGAAAATACAGGTTCATGGTCTTATTCATTTCCCCTCTGTGAACTGTAACGAATTTATCCTACTTTTTCACTTCAAAACATCCTCCATCACAGTGTTTCTCACTCACTCCACACTCAACATGCTACCATCTGGGTATAGGGTCAGAGGTCAGCAATGGAAGGGAAAACCCACCTCCCTTGTGTTCTCACTAGAAGAGCCTGGTGCCATCAGATATCCATAAGGCTCCCCCTGTTGTTAACAGTGTAGAAACAATTCCTTTAACACCCTAATACACCACTGTGTTGGGACTGTGCAGTCATACTTAAGCTTTGAGTAAAGGAACTGAAATTAGCTGTCTCGTTAAATCGTTTCCAGTTTGAATGAAAGGGGTCACCATTGAGGCATAGTGTGCTtcatctatctctatctatctccagaatacacacatactcacacacatggAAACACAACACTTTGACACCAGCCATACAAAATAATATTGACTCCTCGTAACAGCTCCATCTTGGCCAGTCTCTTAGGCAGATGTcccactctccctttctctctgactTCTTACAGACAATAAGACTGCCAGTGGAGGTCTGCTAGGAAAACAACAGTTAAATGGTTTATGACAAGTCCATCATTTTTCACTGCATTCATTATTCACATTTCTTAAAATGTCTTATTCACATTTCTTAAAATCGTTTTGCTCTATCTTGGTGCATTCAGTACACAGTTCTGCCTTGAGTCACAGCAGGGTTTAGAAGCCCTctcttttgtttctctctctcccttccttacttccttcacttctctctctcagctgaTCTGACAACAGAGGATATATAGACTAACATCTATtatccacaacacaacactagaaCATATATCTAGAacctgaaaacatacagtacaaCGTACCTTGTACCTGGATCTGCAGAGCAGGGACCTAATCTAGAACCTGGAACTACAGAGTGGGttatagatgtaggatcttaatttgatccagtttgctacagcaggaaataatcctgcagcaacaggaaatgtgaattattatgtggattataattaatggacatttttgtaggggttgatacattttttcgtaagggaaagtcaagtctgaaatttcaaagtggaaatgtaaaacttcataggcctttttaaaactcaaatacactacttCTGCAACAGGTTGATCAAATtgagatcctacacctgtaggtAGGTACTGCACTTGGATTATTGAACACCCCAACAGGGTTTTACTGTATGAAACTTATATTGCAGATGGCTTTGGGTGGGTGAGCACTGAACCAGAAATACAGAGATGTGGAGGAAACATGAAATAGAACAGAGCTCAGTCTACTGAGTCAGCCTCAGCCATGTTTGACCTGTACAAATATTTTTAACTGAAGGTTGAAGGAGGGTTAAGGGAGGGAAAGCGTTGACAGAAGGTCCATCTGAGTCTGTCATGCATCCTTCCTCTTTAAAATGGCTGCAAGCTGTCCATCCTTTGCTTTGGAAGTTATCAAACAAAGAAGGGTGGAAGGGTggaagggtggagagggagaggcacaGTCTTTCCTACGTCAAATATTAATGTTCTAACATCTGTCTTATCTATCAATGGTTTTCCCTGTTTACTTCACAGTGTGCTCCTTCCTGATAGGCCCCCATCACACCACCGTCAATAAGGGGAGAAGAGGATTGGCCCATGGGTGGTGCGCATAGGCCCAGGGGCGGGCCGTAGGAGGCGGAGGTGCGTGCCTTGTAGTGTGCCCTGtaggaggtggtggtgggggtggtagtTCTGAGGGTGAGAAATGGGACCAGGGGCACGCAGCTGAGCCAGCTGATTGGAGGAGGCAGCGGCTGCCATCGCCACAGCAACAGCCAGGGGGTTAGGCAACAGTCCATGGCCCAGAGTTTTTGGAAGTTCCTTTGAGAAGGATGACTGTGAGATCCAGAGAGGGAAACAGTGTAAAGGTCAAAATGAGAAAGGTGAGAGAAGAGGCAGACTGTGGTATGCTGTCTATTTGACAATCCAGAGCTAAATTACTGAATCATCAAATAATGATTAAAAGTATTGCTATAGCCTATACACATAATTGGATCATTACCACAAAGTCTGTGCGATTCTTGTGCCGGCTAAGGAGGGGATTGGGCTTCCCTGCAACTCCATCCCGATGCCTTCGACTGGATATATGCTGAAGAGCAAAAGAAGTGGGGTGTTATAAGTTTTCTTCTTTCTCCAAATGTGCATCCTTCTTTCAGTGAGGTATCTGAATGATGAATTAAGCTATAGGTGTAGGGTAAAGTTGCCTCTAGATGCTGATCTGTGGCAGTTTTGCATTTcctccactaatggttaaggttaggattgtggGGAGGAGTAGCTGATCCCAGTAGTGGAAAATGTACCCAGGTGTCATATTTGAGTAAATGTAAAgaaaccttaatagaaaattactcaagtaaaagtgaaagtcacccagtaaaatactacttgagtaaaagtctaaaagtatttggttttaaatatacttaagtatcaaaagtaagtgtaattgctaaaatatacttaagtatcaaaagtaaaagtataaatcatttcaaattccttcaTTTACGGATAGACAGGGGCAGTGTGCAATTACaaaactcagacataatttacataatttataaacaaagcatttgtgtacggcagatcagaggcagtagagatgatcagggatgttctcttgataagtgcgtgaattggaccattttcctgtcctgcctgagcattctaaatgtaactagtactttcgggtgtcagggaaaatgtatggagtaaaaagtacattattttctttaggaatgtagtgaagtaaaaataaaagttgtcaaaaatattaatagtaaagtaaagtacagataccccaaaaaaactacttaagtagtactttaaagtatttttacttaagtattttacaccactggctgatcctagatctgtacctaggggaaacttcactcTGGAGCAGTGGTCGTGGTGCTCACTCACTCACCTGTTTGAGTTGCAGCTCAGAGTTTACCCTCACGTTGCAGATCTCACAGTGGAAGGTGCGTTCCTGAGTGTTGTGGTCCGAGGGCAGCCCCCCTGCCTGCTCTGGGCTGAGGTTAGGGCACAGCCGAGGGTATGCTTTGATGGGGCCCAGCCCACTCCACGCCTCCAGGATGGTTTTGTGTTTGGTACCTGTCACCCGTGTAGAGAGTGGTAGAGAAGgaaatatttgttgttgttgtttgtagaTTTTGTAAGTTCACATCCCATTGATAAAACTAGGGCTGATAACTCCTTGACTTAATTTTCTCTGTGGAGGgttatgtaggcctacatttcatGATGTTCTTTGATATTTGATGTATTTCTTGTACTATTAAGAAATTACAGAACTATATAGTTGTAATATGGAATAGGCTACCCTGACCTTTGTTTAGATTATTGAATTATTTTGCACCATAAATTAGATTTTGAGTAGCCTACACATCCATAGGCTACTGCGTGTGTCAATGGAAATGAGTCTCCCAAGGCAAGCCTTTCTCGCTGTTTACCTATCAGGATATATTGTCTTCCTCGGTTTAATGAATAACATATTGTTTTTGTGTTTACAAAATTATTTGCAGGATTTCTTTCATCATAGGATGACACAGGATGGGAGCACCCGGCCGCACTAGGTCACCCAGAAGCCAGGTAAGCGTTTAGATATATTTGTATTAGTATGTTCCTTAAACTATCATTTGTTTGTGGCTATCATTGTAATTAACCTAGTCCCCAGGCTAATTGGGCGGAAGAATATGGTGAACGAGATCACATTGTAGGCTAATTGACAGTAGAAAGACGAGTAGGCCTAAGCACTATAAAGAGTCAGAAAGTGTGGTGACATTGACTAGCCACTAGAGAACACACCCAAACATTTTCAGGATTAGGCTATTCAACACTTTTGGTAACCTATCTCCTGCTCTGTTATTGTCATGTAATAAAAAACCATTATCTCCTATTTCTCTTGTTCACTCTCATTTCACACCTCCTTTTGGCTCTTTTTTTTTGGAACAtttccttctctcctttctcAGTCTAgtacagggatgggcaactggcaaaACAAAATGTAGCTTAGGGCTCCCAAAAGGCTAGGGTACACAGACTGGGCCCCACATGATGAGTTAAGATTTTTGGTggaccccacccccatcaaagttgcccatccctggtcttgtctataaactcagcaaataaagaaacgtccctttttcaggaccccgtctttcaaagataattcgtaaaaatccaaattatttcacagatcttcattgtaaagggtttaaacactgtttcccatgcttgttcaatgaaccataaacaattaatgaacatgcacctgtggaatggtcgttaagacactaacagcttacagacggtaggcaattgaggtcacagttatgaaaacttaggacactaaagaggcctttctactgactctgaaaaacaccaaaagaaagatgcccagggtccctgctcatctgcgtgaacatgccttaggcatgctgcaaggaggcatgaggactgcagatgtggccagggcaataaattgcaatgtccgtactgtgagacacctaagacagcgctacagggagacaggacagacagctgaacatcctcgcagtggcagaccacgtgtaacaacacctgcacaggatcggtacatccgaacatcactcctgcgggacaggtacaggatggcaacaacaactgcccgagttacaccaggaacgcacaatccctccatcagtgctcggactgtccgcaataggctgagagaggctggactgagggcttgtaggcctgttgtaaggcaggtcctcaccagacatcaccggcaacaacgtcgcccatgggcacaaacccaccgtcgctggaccagacaggactggcaaaaagtgctcttcactgacgagtcgcggttttgtctcaccaggagtgatggtcggattcacgtttatcttcaaaggaatgagcgttacaccgaggcctgtactctggagcgggatcgatttggaggtggagggtctgtcatggtctggggcggtgtgtcacagcattatcggactgagcttgttgtcattgctggccatctcaacgctgtgcattacagggaagacatcctcctccctcatgtggtacccttcctgcaggctcatcctgacatgaccctccagcatgacaatgccaccagccatacaggtcgttctgtgcgtgatttcctgcaagacaggaatgtcagtgttctgccatggccagcgaagagcccagatctcaatcccattgagcacgtctgggacctgtttgatcggagggtgagggctagggccattccccccagaaatgtctgggaacttgtctggtaacatctcacagcaagtactggcaaatctggtgcagtccatgaggaggagatgcactgcagtacttaatgcagctggtggccacaccagatactgactgttacttttgattttgaccacccctttgttcagggacacattattccatttctgttagtcacatgtctgtggaacttgttcagtttatgtctcagttgttgaatcttgttatgttcatacaaatatttacacgttaagtttgctggaaataaacgcagttgacaatgagaggacatttctttttttgctgagtttacattagaggtaactgccaaaataaaggaaaaacaTGAGCAAATGAggtatacaaagtatattgaaagcacgTGCttggtgcttccacacaggtgtggttcctgagtgtactaagcaattaacatcccatcatgcttagggtcatggaTAAAAATGGCTAGAAGAAGAAATGTCAGTGACTTTGAAAgcggggtctcaaaggagcatagggggtttaaagggtgtgtgtgtgtgtgtgtgtgtgtctcagtcaccggatctcaacccaattgaacacttatgggacattctggagtggcgcctgagacaacattttccaccaccatcaacaaaacaccatatGATGGAATGTCTTGTTGAAGAAAGGTGTCGCattccctccaatagagttccagacacttgtaaatttataatctatgccaaggtgcattgaagctgtacTTGCGCctcatggtggcccaacgccctattacaGTTTTTTCTGAATGCTTAAGCGCTAATCGTGATTCTTGTAGCACAATTTCTAAAACTATTAATACGTATAGCAAAACCACTCACTGAGTTTGCAAAACTAAAAGCACAAACACTGCTTTGCACTCAGTTTACAATTTTGTAACACACACTTTGCAAAACTGTAGGCACAATTCACTGCACAACACTATTTTTGCAGAACTTTAAACACAACTCACTGCTTACACTGAATTACCAAATTTCCAACACACTCCTAGCAAAATTATACACATGTATGGCTATCATTAACACTATTTTGCCAACTGTCTGGCACACTTGCACATGTGAAAACTGTTGTAGATAATTAGTTCACTTTGCAATCAGCCTAAGCACTATAAATAAGCCACAGGTAAGCTGTCTGTGTGGAGTACAATGGAAGGAGCAGTAAGAGGGAGAAGAGTGAGAATCAGAGGAGGCCGAGGAGGCCGAGGGAGAGGACGTGGAGTTGAAGAAGTTGGAGGAAGAGGACGTGGAGTTGAAGAAGCGAGAGGGTTAGAGGAAGTTAGAGGAAGaggacaaggaggagcaagaagaggacgaggaggggaaagaggaagggTAAGAAGAGTAAGAAATAGAATAACTGATGACATCAGAGCTACAATAgtggaccatgtcatcaaccatgggatGACCCTGAGGGAAGCTGGCCAACTGGTTCAGCCTAATTTGAGCCGCTACACTGTGGCAAGCATCATTAGGACATTTCGAAATGAGAATCGGTAACTACTTTGTAGCACTGCCATACTCTAATGAGAAACACAACAGTACCATACATGCAAAAATACTGAAATTGTTACTTTACAGAATTGCTAGACGTCCAGATGTTGGGGGCAGAGGAAGAATGTTCACTCCAGAGCAAGAGACCCATATAGTGAACATGGTGATTGCCAATAATGCAATAAGACTGCGCGAAATACAGCAGCGCATAATTGATAATGACACCATCTTTCAAAATATACACAGTGTAAGT from Coregonus clupeaformis isolate EN_2021a chromosome 12, ASM2061545v1, whole genome shotgun sequence includes:
- the LOC121577622 gene encoding G-protein coupled receptor 84, which translates into the protein MLENITGDVQNDTFSCYHPSVEAYRYFGVLWGSVVTIVGTVGNMLTILAFATDTRLRTRFNVLIVNLALADLLYCTLLQPVSVDSYLHLRWRGGPLWCSVFGLLLFLSNSVSIITLCLIAASRYLLVTRRDVFERVFAGRGLAILLPSTWALGLASFGPLWPVYVFAPQVCTCSFHRTRGRPYTTVLLFFYFFIGLGCVGLFYLLIYRRVRVAAQALVRYRFSRRSSRKKPNSSEQGTEGDSGVGSGVATTQSCELSSQGELGGEVKVHPGKAQSSHSTLGSAFTSHSAHLAGGQDLPPALNPVPHSATPAPTCSTTTTSSGDNVEFRRVTRMCFTVFLCFVGCFVPFLLLNIADKQNRAPQVLHMFCANLTWLNSCINPVLYAVMNRQFGQAYRALLVRAATPFTHLWTR